GTAGGAGGAGGGTGCAAGAAGCCATTGGAATTAGCCTTCAGTTCAGCAGGGCTTTAGTTTACTTGCATACTTCTGTGTTCAACTTTTAAATCGATGCAAAGTAATCATAACATATACTAGTACCACTCCAGTTGTTTTTATGCATTTTGCATCTTCACAAAATCTTTGTTTCTTTACGTGCTTGTTCCATCCATATTTGATGAACTTAACTGGAGAATAAACGCACACGTTGATTGCTGAATTTAGAATCACAGTGCCACCTGCTGATAGAAAATTAATACTACAGCCCCACCATGTGAAAGAATGCAAAGATCATTCATTGCCTTTCCTCTCCATTTCTTCTTTAGGTGTCTACATTCTGATTGCTGTTGGAGTCCTGATGATGTTTGTTGGCTTCCTTGGTTGCTACGGTGCCATTCAAGAGTCTCAATGTCTTCTAGGAACCGTAAGTCGATAATAGATGTTCATGTATTTTTCTTGGGAATACATTAATTTAGTGATTTAGAGAATGCTTTATTTTAAGAAATGTACACATGTTCGGTCTAAGTATGTAAATGCTATAAGCCAGTTTGccatacatggattaagcctagtcttAGACTAAAAGTTTTTTTCAATGGAGATATTCAATGAACTTAAGCCCTGGGCTAAGGCTTAATCCATGAAACTGGCTCTGTATGATGTCTGCATGCTTTTGCTCAGACATTGCTTACCCTATTGAATACACAGCTGCATCTCTAGTGTGCAGAATACACAGCTGCATCTCTAGTGTGCAGAATACACAGCTGCATCTCTAGTGCAGAATTTGACCCCAAATGGATAGCTACCggtttttctctccttttctccactGTAGTTCTTCACCTGTCTGGTCATTCTGTTTGCCTGTGAGGTGGCTGCTGGCATTTGGGGCTTCATGAATCGAGAGACGGTGAtgatcacacacgcacacacacatatgcatacacacacacacactaatacacacacacacacatatacacacacacacacacacatatgcatacacacacacacgcacacactaatacacacacatacacacacacactaatacacacacacacacacacatatatacacacacacacacacacgccaacaccCTAGTACACACTTCACATATACAAACCCAGTGAACTCAGTAATCTCAGTAACGAGTGGGCTGACTGGATCTGCTGCTCTACCTTTCCTTCAGATCTCTAAGGAGCTCATTAACTTTTACGACTCCGCCTatgtcaaaggagtggacccaGTGGACTCGCCCACCAAGCAGGCCGCAGTCAAGGTGCTGCAGCTCTTCCACAGCACGGTGAGTCACACACGCATCACAggtcataaaacacacacacagtcacagatgcacgcacacacacacaaacccttacGAGCGTGGGCACAAGCTATTAAATACATACCTTTACACACAGTGCACCTCCAAAATGCCACTAtcagcacacagaaacacacacacacacacagagagaaagaaaatactGTTTTCATGTGTTCTTTCAAAAGATTTGAACGAGCGGGAGCTGTGGTGAACGTGACCACAGCCTCCGTACCACATTCCCACGGTCATTTCTCTGTCCCACCCCATTTCATTCACCCACTCACTGCCTGTCACTCCTCAATGTCCAGTCTGAATGAAGGCAAAAAGCCTGAAAGATCAGAATGAAATGGCAGCATTTGTTGAAACCTCTTTCAGCTGAATATGTTTGAAGAGTTTGATGTTCTGTTTTGAATTCTCCTCTGTCACTCTCTGTTCTTGTCTTTTTGGCCCCCTTACCTGCCCTCCCCTCTGTCCCCTCCTCTTGTCTGGTCAGTTGGACTGCTGCGGGAAAGGGGACGATGCTGCCCTGTTCACCCGTGGGGCGCTCTGCCCCGATGCCAAGCCCGTGGACCCGCTAATCTCCACGGTGAGAACTGTGATCATGTAACTCTCAGGGCCTGTACAGGTGTGTGAGGAGTGAAGAATCACACTCTTATGGTTCTGTGTACCGTTTACCTGTCTCCGTCTTCGCATTTGCTCGGCATATCCACCTGTGAACTTTCTGTTGgagaacttttgggaaggggcaaaaatactggttagctgattggataaacgggccaaatcaaccaatcagatcaaCGTAGTGTTGACAAAAATACAACCACAAGCTAGGCTACCCTTAACCTAAACCCGCCtcaaaaccaacgctgattgTTTGGTGAACCGCTCCAAATTTTCTCCATCGCAAGa
This DNA window, taken from Alosa sapidissima isolate fAloSap1 chromosome 11, fAloSap1.pri, whole genome shotgun sequence, encodes the following:
- the LOC121723389 gene encoding CD81 antigen-like gives rise to the protein MAVTGCSQCIKYMLFFFNFVFWLAGGVILGVALWLRHDNQTSTLLMIQFENQQAPNTFYISVYILIAVGVLMMFVGFLGCYGAIQESQCLLGTFFTCLVILFACEVAAGIWGFMNRETISKELINFYDSAYVKGVDPVDSPTKQAAVKVLQLFHSTLDCCGKGDDAALFTRGALCPDAKPVDPLISTSCHMKLKDLFTEKQYVIGLAALVIAVIMIFEMIFTMVLCCAIRNTPAY